GTCTCTCCCCTTTCAGCTCTGTTCTTTGGTACATGTTCAGAGTTCCAAGCGAGCCAAGACAAGCTGAAGATTTGATGTCCGCATACTGCAGGCCATCAATAGCTGGCCAAGGAGCAACATCAGTCATGAGAGCATCTCTTTCGTAATAATCAGACCCATTCTTTTTTAAACCTTGCAACAGCAgcatttgttgttgtatttactttttaaaatatgtatatagATAATACATCCATTAAAATAGCAACATGTAAACCCGCACCATGGTACTATAAGGAGATGCAGACGTTTCTGTGCTTATACATAGTTCTTGGCCGGAAGAGATATTTTCGTTATATTGGTAGGTAAGTGCTAGACAACAatggcttcaaagcaaactaaatccaGATATTCACTTACTCTTGACCAATGTGTGAGGGAAAGATGTATGCAGAAGATTGCTACTGCTGGGATTGCCCGTATGAGGTGAAAAAATAGGAAATGTCAGACAATTTGCCGCTCATCTCATATTACAAAATTGTTAATTAATTAGTGTACATGAAGAGTGCCTGTCTACACCATAGAGGAGCTATGTGGCCTGAAAGCAATGGACTCATACAATTAGTGTTTTAATGGATTTGTAAAGGATGTCTGAACTCTCCGTATTATTAACAAAGTTCTGGTGGCCTGCAGGGTAAGTAATAACAGTATCATACATGTACATGTAGTTATATATGTGTCGACAGTATGTTTATGGATTAGAGTCAGACCTAAAATGGTGCCAGTGCTTTATTTGTAACTATCATTCAACCATaccagtttttattgttgtgctaTTTGATTTATCACTGACAAAaccatttaacttttaatttaattctttaaCCATAACGTTAGCTTTGGGGTTCAGCACATAGCATAGCTGAGTTATCTGCAGTATAGACGTTCTAAATCATGAAGTTCTAGTACACATACAATTATACTCTAATATTATTTAACAgaacttaatttttaaaatgttactttacaAGAATAAAAGTGAGAAGTGTGGGGGAGAAGTGTGATGTCACATGGGAACTATGTATTTGCTTATGACAGTATTCAGAGGGAGCTGGATTGGCCAAGTTAACAGTTTAGCCGCTGCATCCTGAACTAGCTGCAAATgattcaatgatttttttttactaaggcATATGATAAGTAAATTACAACATGTAATGTAAGATGAAATACAAGCATGAATAATCATTTCCATCTCAACATTAGAGAAAAAAGTACTTGGGTTACCAATGATTGAAGGAAACAAGAACAAGCAACATTGTTCACATATGGGTCAAACCAAACATTAGCATCAAAAGTCACCTCCAAATTTTTTCAAGTTGGTTTATTGCAAAAGGCAAGGGGACCCAGTTGGCCAGTAATCTGAAAAATCAGGTTTTCTGTGTGACCAATAGATGATTCTGCCACTTACAGTTCAGAACCTTTTCAATATAATATAAAGATTTTGCACATTGACTGTATAAGGCCTACTCGTTGCTCTggatttctgtctgttttattaacAGTGCTGTTAGGGAGTGACAGATGCATTTGTGAAATTACCACGGTGACCCTACTGAGCCtctagcattttattttatcttgttttttatacgtcttatacagtttaaacataaaaattatgCAATTTGTCATCTTAGATTATATCAAAGGGAAGTCCCATATTACTTTTGGGTTTTAGAGAAGAAAATTaatgtttgttgaaattttggGCAGTAGTTGCCTTGGCaccttttaaaatttcttcGGAAATCCTTAGTCCTTTTATTTGAatagaaaaccttttttatatacttttttttgctttgagtaTTTGATTtatgtcagatttgttttatagttCTACTTCACTGGATCATGCTAATGACTCAGTTCTTTTTTAGTTCTAAAGAACAATCtaatatctgtttttatgatgtataTGGTAATGAATGAAAAGTTAAGCAGGAAAGGTTGAGacaaagggggtggggggtacaTGAGAAAAGAGTGTGATAGGTCTGATCCCTAGCCAGAACAAAGACTAACAGTCTTAAAGTGGTGACAACCctcctgatgtgtgtgtgtgtgagtgtgtgataCCCTGCTATAGCTGGTCATGAATGAAAAGTTAAACAAGAAGGTTGAGACaggagtgggggtggggggtcagTAGATGAGAAGAGAGTGTGATAGGTCTGATCCCTAGccagaacaaagacaaatgGTCTTAAAGTGGCGACAACCctcctgatgtgtgtgtgtatgcatgtgtgtgagtgtgtgttaccCTGCTATGGCCCCAGACAGGCTTTTGTCAAAGTGGTACATGGGTGGCGACACACAGCAGCTGACAGAAGGACATGACACAGGTGGCTGTTTAGGGAGGCGACAGGAATGTAGTGACCCTCAGAGGAATGCCAGTTGGATGGTCACTACAGTAATCAGGCTGGTGCTtcgtgtgcatgtttgtgtgtgagaaggtttgatgctttggttttgtttccccTCAACAACACTCCAAATGGTGTGGGAGTTGTAGCTGATGTAGGAGCGTGTAACAGGTTCTGTTGCTGTCTCTCATTTTGCAGGTGCAAGGTCAAAGCTGGCCCATGCTGGTTCTCAGAGCCCAAACAGACTGCTTATTGTCAGGGCAGACCCAAATACTGCTTCACTGTACTCAGACATCTTCTTTCTCATCCATGACAGAAGTTGAAGTTGATAAAAACTCCTCTGTGTCTGACTTATCTGTATCTTTTTCTGCGTTCTGTTTTGTAGATGGTGTTGCTGGCGCGTTGCGAAGGCCACTGCAGCCACACCACCCGCTCTGACCCCCTAATCTCCTTCAGCTCCGTGCTCAAACAGCCGTTCAAGAGCTCCTGTTCCTGCTGCCGGCCGCACACCTCAAAGCTGAAGGCAGTGAGGCTGCGCTGTGCTGGCGGGACTCGCATCACAGCCACTTACAGATACATCCTCGCCTGCAACTGTGAGGAGTGCAGCTGAGCAGGCAGCAGCTCTCTCCCAAACCTTCAAGACTCTCAGCATCCAACATTTTTCTTGGCAATGGACCTCACTCTATAGCTGTTCAAAGTATTTTAATGATTGTTGGATCGGTCAACCGCCCCAATGATGCGTGACGTTACTGTGGGTATGAAGATCTGGAAGAATCAGATCCCCCTCATTTGCTCCCTAAAATTGACATGGACCCGCATAGAACATACTATACCATATCTGTTATGTGTGCTTTCAATCATGGTGAATCATGCAAAGCATATTTCTTCGGCACACAATGCCAGACACTACAAATTGCTGCTCCCATAGTCCATCTTGAGACCCTCTTGACCCCAGAGACCTACTTCACTCATGGCAGGTCTCTGTAATcccttgcacacacacattcacaaaccGCAGCTTATTGCAAGTATCTGTGACAGCCTTTTCCCAGCTCCACGAAAAACCCGCCATGCGtttgacaacaaaacaacacacctTGTTAAAATGCAGCATGGGAAAGGATGAGGTCTCCACAAGAACAAGGGGGGGTCAGCATGAGCCCAGGCATATGGTGGAGCTATAGTATAGAGAAGCACCTGCGCCATTACTCACCCAATAACATTTTACACACTCC
This genomic stretch from Kryptolebias marmoratus isolate JLee-2015 linkage group LG6, ASM164957v2, whole genome shotgun sequence harbors:
- the LOC108243549 gene encoding norrin; the encoded protein is MKPSVSAGPPSGLLLVLVCCPLLGFVQSASSNRSGDNGHPHLGETDPERCMRHHFVETITHPIYKCNSKMVLLARCEGHCSHTTRSDPLISFSSVLKQPFKSSCSCCRPHTSKLKAVRLRCAGGTRITATYRYILACNCEECS